The Euphorbia lathyris chromosome 2, ddEupLath1.1, whole genome shotgun sequence genome includes a window with the following:
- the LOC136218168 gene encoding myosin-11-like isoform X1 — MKPLQVDVGSHIWVGDPEVAWLEGIVLNIKGQDAEIQTSNGKNIVASLSKIYPKDVEAPVDGVDDMTKLQYLHEPAVLHNLATRYAVSEIYTYTGNILIAVNPFRKLPHLYDVDMMERYKGSQIGELHPHVFAIADIAYRRMMNEGQSNSILVSGESGAGKTETTKMLMKYLAHLGGHNVGEGWAVEERVLESNPVLEAFGNAKTVRNNNSSRFGKFVEIQFDQRGRISGAAIRTYLLERSRVCQISDAERNYHCFYLLCSAPQEYYQEIEKYKLGNPKSFHYLNQSNCYELADINDAQDYLLTRRAMDIIGMSEKEQEAIFRVVAAILHLGNICFAKGQEIDSSVVKDDQSKFHLQMTAELLMCDPHLLEDALCKRVMITPEEVIKRSLDPQNAAISRDGLAKTIYSRLFNWLVDKINVSIGQDPNSKCLIGVLDIYGFESFKSNSFEQFCINYTNEKLQQHFNLHVFKMDQKEYVKEGIDWSYIEYVDNQDVLDLIEKKPGGVIALLDEACMFPKSTHETFSNKLYQTFKDHKRLIKPKLTRSDFTIVHYAGEVQYQSDQFLDKNKDYVVPEHQDLLSASKCSFVAGLFPSPPDSAKSSKFSSIGTRFKLQLNQLMEILNSTEPHYIRCVKPNSSREPVLFDNINVMQQLRSGGVLEAIKIKCAGFPAYRPFTEFIQRYGILAPEIWKENSYEEKVACNYILEKMQLTGYKLGKSKIFLRGGAMAELDAHRSRLVRCSATTIQKVMRAFATRKNYMRMQQESIQIQSRWRGKLARTVYKVMREEAAAVKIQKHLRRQLSTRTFHVLKYSAIILQTGSRTMAARIEFRLREKNNAASIIQTNWRSHQEALTRKKLEEAAYEAECSLETADRCLASLNMEAGDRDFIIEKNNYLEKQVVGLTFHLELEKQLKIDIGEEKEREVTALLHSVRMLQNQIDETNEVLFKERAAALNKSEANHFIAETTANVDAAKRSETLNAEVEKLKELLMEAKERADIAERKYTEAQQVNERRRKKLRETEKRVCQLQESLNRMLYSMSDQFAELKIVLNNSLNFTSTSGPVLSDELQVDVTSDNSDISTNGSDFAFAAPSLSPNKDDSCQLVVQDLSATEISDYEKWNGDRAGAFDDYF; from the exons ATGAAACCACTGCAAGTTGATGTTGGCTCCCATATTTGGGTTGGAGATCCTGAAGTAGCATGGTTAGAAGGAATTGTGTTGAACATTAAAGGACAGGATGCCGAGATTCAAACCAGTAATGGAAAAAAT ATTGTTGCCAGTTTGTCAAAAATATATCCAAAAGATGTGGAAGCTCCTGTTGATGGGGTTGATGACATGACTAAGTTGCAATATTTGCATGAGCCTGCAGTTCTACACAATCTGGCTACCAGATATGCAGTCAGTGAAATATAT ACTTATACTGGAAACATTCTTATTGCTGTCAACCCATTCCGAAAGCTTCCACATTTGTATGATGTTGACATGATGGAACGATACAAAGGATCACAAATAGGGGAACTACATCctcatgtttttgcaattgcTGATATTGCATACAG GAGAATGATGAATGAAGGCCAAAGCAACTCAATTCTCGTCAGTGGTGAAAGTGGGGCTGGTAAAACTGAAACAACTAAAATGCTTATGAAGTACCTTGCACATTTGGGTGGTCACAATGTTGGTGAAGGATGGGCAGTTGAAGAACGAGTTCTAGAA TCAAATCCAGTTCTTGAAGCATTTGGCAATGCAAAGACTGTTAGAAATAACAATTCCAG CCGTTTTGGGAAGTTTGTTGAAATTCAATTTGATCAGCGTGGAAGAATATCAGGGGCAGCCATCAGAACTTATCTTCTTGAGAGATCTCGAGTTTGTCAAATTTCAGACGCAGAACGGAACTATCACTGCTTTTACCTTTTGTGTTCTGCACCACAAGAG TATTATCAGGAAATTGAGAAGTATAAACTGGGAAATCCTAAATCATTTCATTATCTCAATCAATCCAATTGCTATGAGCTGGCTGATATTAATGATGCTCAGGATTACCTGCTCACTAGGAGAGCTATGGACATCATTGGAATGAGTGAGAAAGAACAG GAAGCTATTTTCAGAGTGGTGGCTGCAATTCTTCATCTTGGAAACATTTGTTTTGCAAAGGGCCAGGAGATTGATTCATCAGTTGTAAAAGATGATCAATCCAAATTTCATCTTCAAATGACAGCAGAACTTCTCAT GTGTGACCCTCATTTATTGGAAGATGCACTATGTAAGCGTGTAATGATCACTCCAGAAGAAGTTATCAAGAGAAGTCTTGATCCTCAAAATGCAGCAATTAGCAGAGATGGTTTAGCCAAGACAATATATTCTCGATTGTTTAATTG GTTGGTCGATAAAATTAATGTTTCCATTGGGCAGGACCCTAACTCAAAATGTCTGATTGGAGTCCTAGACATCTATGGCTTTGAAAGCTTTAAAAGTAACAG TTTTGAACAGTTCTGCATTAATTATACAAATGAAAAGCTGCAACAACATTTCAACCTG CATGTCTTCAAGATGGATCAAAAGGAGTACGTGAAAGAGGGCATTGATTGGAGCTACATAGAATATGTTGATAATCAAGACGTCTTAGACCTTATTGAGAAG AAACCTGGTGGGGTCATTGCCCTGCTTGATGAGGCATG TATGTTCCCAAAATCAACTCATGAGACTTTCTCGAATAAGCTTTATCAAACTTTCAAGGATCACAAGCGGTTGATTAAGCCAAAACTGACTCGGTCAGATTTTACTATTGTTCATTATGCGGGAGAG GTTCAATATCAGTCTGATCAATTTTTAGACAAAAACAAAGACTATGTTGTTCCTGAACATCAGGATTTGTTGAGTGCTTCCAAATGCTCTTTTGTGGCAGGACTTTTTCCTTCTCCTCCTGATTCTGCCAAATCGTCAAAGTTTTCTTCTATTGGCACCCGTTTTAAG CTACAACTGAACCAGTTGATGGAAATTCTAAATTCTACAGAGCCCCACTACATTAGATGTGTGAAGCCAAACAGTTCACGAGAACCTGTTCTATTTGATAACATTAATGTCATGCAGCAACTGCGCTCTGGT GGAGTTTTAGAGGCAATCAAGATCAAATGTGCTGGATTCCCTGCTTATAGGCCTTTCACTGAGTTTATACAAAGATATGGAATTCTTGCACCAGAGATTTGGAAAGAGAA CAGCTATGAAGAGAAGGTAGCGTGCAATTATATTTTGGAAAAGATGCAGCTTACAGGATATAAG TTGGGGAAAAGTAAGATTTTTCTAAGAGGTGGTGCAATGGCTGAGTTGGATGCACATAGATCAAGATTAGTTCGTTGCTCAGCAACAACTATTCAGAAGGTGATGAGAGCTTTTGCTACTCGTAAAAATTATATGCGCATGCAGCAGGAATCTATTCAAATACAGTCTCGATGGAGGG GAAAACTTGCTCGTACGGTCTACAAGGTGATGAGAGAGGAGGCAGCTGCAGTCAAAATTCAGAAGCACTTGCGAAGACAATTGTCCACAAGAACATTCCATGTGCTTAAGTACTCTGCTATTATCCTGCAAACAGGATCACGGACAATGGCTGCACGTATTGAATTCAGATTAAGAGAGAAAAACAATGCAGCAAGTATTATCCAG ACAAATTGGCGTTCCCATCAAGAAGCTTTAACCCGTAAAAAACTCGAGGAAGCTGCATATGAAGCAGAATGTAGTTTAGAAACTGCAGATAGATGCCTTGCAAGCTTAAATATG GAAGCAGGAGATAGAGATTTCATCATAGAAAAAAACAATTATCTTGAGAAACAAGTGGTTGGACTCACGTTTCACTTAGAGCTGGAGAAACAATTGAAG ATTGATATAGGAGAAGAAAAAGAGCGAGAGGTAACAGCATTGCTGCATTCCGTGAGAATGCTCCAAAACCAAATTGATGAAACAAATGAAGTGCTTTTCAAGGAACGTGCGGCTGCACTTAACAAAAGTGAAGCAAATCATTTTATTGCAGAAACCACGGCTAATGTTGATGCTGCCAAGAGAAGTGAGACTCTCAATGCAGAGGTGGAGAAACTGAAG GAATTATTGATGGAAGCAAAAGAAAGAGCTGATATTGCTGAAAGGAAATATACTGAAGCGCAGCAAGTAAATGAGAGAAGACGTAAGAAATTAAGGGAAACCGAAAAGAGAGTATGTCAACTTCAAGAATCTTTGAACAG GATGTTATATTCCATGTCAGACCAATTTGCAGAGCTGAAAATTGTCCTGAACAACTCGTTAAACTTCACTTCAACTTCTGGACCCGTTCTCTCGGATGAGCTGCAGGTTGATGTTACTTCTGATAATTCTGATATCTCAACGAATGGCTCCGACTTTGCTTTTGCAGCTCCAAGTTTATCTCCAAACAAAGACGACAGTTGCCAGTTGGTAGTTCAGGATCTTTCGGCAACAGAAATTTCAG ATTACGAGAAGTGGAATGGAGATAGAGCGGGTGCATTTGACGACTACTTCTGA
- the LOC136218168 gene encoding myosin-11-like isoform X2 → MKPLQVDVGSHIWVGDPEVAWLEGIVLNIKGQDAEIQTSNGKNIVASLSKIYPKDVEAPVDGVDDMTKLQYLHEPAVLHNLATRYAVSEIYTYTGNILIAVNPFRKLPHLYDVDMMERYKGSQIGELHPHVFAIADIAYRRMMNEGQSNSILVSGESGAGKTETTKMLMKYLAHLGGHNVGEGWAVEERVLESNPVLEAFGNAKTVRNNNSSRFGKFVEIQFDQRGRISGAAIRTYLLERSRVCQISDAERNYHCFYLLCSAPQEEIEKYKLGNPKSFHYLNQSNCYELADINDAQDYLLTRRAMDIIGMSEKEQEAIFRVVAAILHLGNICFAKGQEIDSSVVKDDQSKFHLQMTAELLMCDPHLLEDALCKRVMITPEEVIKRSLDPQNAAISRDGLAKTIYSRLFNWLVDKINVSIGQDPNSKCLIGVLDIYGFESFKSNSFEQFCINYTNEKLQQHFNLHVFKMDQKEYVKEGIDWSYIEYVDNQDVLDLIEKKPGGVIALLDEACMFPKSTHETFSNKLYQTFKDHKRLIKPKLTRSDFTIVHYAGEVQYQSDQFLDKNKDYVVPEHQDLLSASKCSFVAGLFPSPPDSAKSSKFSSIGTRFKLQLNQLMEILNSTEPHYIRCVKPNSSREPVLFDNINVMQQLRSGGVLEAIKIKCAGFPAYRPFTEFIQRYGILAPEIWKENSYEEKVACNYILEKMQLTGYKLGKSKIFLRGGAMAELDAHRSRLVRCSATTIQKVMRAFATRKNYMRMQQESIQIQSRWRGKLARTVYKVMREEAAAVKIQKHLRRQLSTRTFHVLKYSAIILQTGSRTMAARIEFRLREKNNAASIIQTNWRSHQEALTRKKLEEAAYEAECSLETADRCLASLNMEAGDRDFIIEKNNYLEKQVVGLTFHLELEKQLKIDIGEEKEREVTALLHSVRMLQNQIDETNEVLFKERAAALNKSEANHFIAETTANVDAAKRSETLNAEVEKLKELLMEAKERADIAERKYTEAQQVNERRRKKLRETEKRVCQLQESLNRMLYSMSDQFAELKIVLNNSLNFTSTSGPVLSDELQVDVTSDNSDISTNGSDFAFAAPSLSPNKDDSCQLVVQDLSATEISDYEKWNGDRAGAFDDYF, encoded by the exons ATGAAACCACTGCAAGTTGATGTTGGCTCCCATATTTGGGTTGGAGATCCTGAAGTAGCATGGTTAGAAGGAATTGTGTTGAACATTAAAGGACAGGATGCCGAGATTCAAACCAGTAATGGAAAAAAT ATTGTTGCCAGTTTGTCAAAAATATATCCAAAAGATGTGGAAGCTCCTGTTGATGGGGTTGATGACATGACTAAGTTGCAATATTTGCATGAGCCTGCAGTTCTACACAATCTGGCTACCAGATATGCAGTCAGTGAAATATAT ACTTATACTGGAAACATTCTTATTGCTGTCAACCCATTCCGAAAGCTTCCACATTTGTATGATGTTGACATGATGGAACGATACAAAGGATCACAAATAGGGGAACTACATCctcatgtttttgcaattgcTGATATTGCATACAG GAGAATGATGAATGAAGGCCAAAGCAACTCAATTCTCGTCAGTGGTGAAAGTGGGGCTGGTAAAACTGAAACAACTAAAATGCTTATGAAGTACCTTGCACATTTGGGTGGTCACAATGTTGGTGAAGGATGGGCAGTTGAAGAACGAGTTCTAGAA TCAAATCCAGTTCTTGAAGCATTTGGCAATGCAAAGACTGTTAGAAATAACAATTCCAG CCGTTTTGGGAAGTTTGTTGAAATTCAATTTGATCAGCGTGGAAGAATATCAGGGGCAGCCATCAGAACTTATCTTCTTGAGAGATCTCGAGTTTGTCAAATTTCAGACGCAGAACGGAACTATCACTGCTTTTACCTTTTGTGTTCTGCACCACAAGAG GAAATTGAGAAGTATAAACTGGGAAATCCTAAATCATTTCATTATCTCAATCAATCCAATTGCTATGAGCTGGCTGATATTAATGATGCTCAGGATTACCTGCTCACTAGGAGAGCTATGGACATCATTGGAATGAGTGAGAAAGAACAG GAAGCTATTTTCAGAGTGGTGGCTGCAATTCTTCATCTTGGAAACATTTGTTTTGCAAAGGGCCAGGAGATTGATTCATCAGTTGTAAAAGATGATCAATCCAAATTTCATCTTCAAATGACAGCAGAACTTCTCAT GTGTGACCCTCATTTATTGGAAGATGCACTATGTAAGCGTGTAATGATCACTCCAGAAGAAGTTATCAAGAGAAGTCTTGATCCTCAAAATGCAGCAATTAGCAGAGATGGTTTAGCCAAGACAATATATTCTCGATTGTTTAATTG GTTGGTCGATAAAATTAATGTTTCCATTGGGCAGGACCCTAACTCAAAATGTCTGATTGGAGTCCTAGACATCTATGGCTTTGAAAGCTTTAAAAGTAACAG TTTTGAACAGTTCTGCATTAATTATACAAATGAAAAGCTGCAACAACATTTCAACCTG CATGTCTTCAAGATGGATCAAAAGGAGTACGTGAAAGAGGGCATTGATTGGAGCTACATAGAATATGTTGATAATCAAGACGTCTTAGACCTTATTGAGAAG AAACCTGGTGGGGTCATTGCCCTGCTTGATGAGGCATG TATGTTCCCAAAATCAACTCATGAGACTTTCTCGAATAAGCTTTATCAAACTTTCAAGGATCACAAGCGGTTGATTAAGCCAAAACTGACTCGGTCAGATTTTACTATTGTTCATTATGCGGGAGAG GTTCAATATCAGTCTGATCAATTTTTAGACAAAAACAAAGACTATGTTGTTCCTGAACATCAGGATTTGTTGAGTGCTTCCAAATGCTCTTTTGTGGCAGGACTTTTTCCTTCTCCTCCTGATTCTGCCAAATCGTCAAAGTTTTCTTCTATTGGCACCCGTTTTAAG CTACAACTGAACCAGTTGATGGAAATTCTAAATTCTACAGAGCCCCACTACATTAGATGTGTGAAGCCAAACAGTTCACGAGAACCTGTTCTATTTGATAACATTAATGTCATGCAGCAACTGCGCTCTGGT GGAGTTTTAGAGGCAATCAAGATCAAATGTGCTGGATTCCCTGCTTATAGGCCTTTCACTGAGTTTATACAAAGATATGGAATTCTTGCACCAGAGATTTGGAAAGAGAA CAGCTATGAAGAGAAGGTAGCGTGCAATTATATTTTGGAAAAGATGCAGCTTACAGGATATAAG TTGGGGAAAAGTAAGATTTTTCTAAGAGGTGGTGCAATGGCTGAGTTGGATGCACATAGATCAAGATTAGTTCGTTGCTCAGCAACAACTATTCAGAAGGTGATGAGAGCTTTTGCTACTCGTAAAAATTATATGCGCATGCAGCAGGAATCTATTCAAATACAGTCTCGATGGAGGG GAAAACTTGCTCGTACGGTCTACAAGGTGATGAGAGAGGAGGCAGCTGCAGTCAAAATTCAGAAGCACTTGCGAAGACAATTGTCCACAAGAACATTCCATGTGCTTAAGTACTCTGCTATTATCCTGCAAACAGGATCACGGACAATGGCTGCACGTATTGAATTCAGATTAAGAGAGAAAAACAATGCAGCAAGTATTATCCAG ACAAATTGGCGTTCCCATCAAGAAGCTTTAACCCGTAAAAAACTCGAGGAAGCTGCATATGAAGCAGAATGTAGTTTAGAAACTGCAGATAGATGCCTTGCAAGCTTAAATATG GAAGCAGGAGATAGAGATTTCATCATAGAAAAAAACAATTATCTTGAGAAACAAGTGGTTGGACTCACGTTTCACTTAGAGCTGGAGAAACAATTGAAG ATTGATATAGGAGAAGAAAAAGAGCGAGAGGTAACAGCATTGCTGCATTCCGTGAGAATGCTCCAAAACCAAATTGATGAAACAAATGAAGTGCTTTTCAAGGAACGTGCGGCTGCACTTAACAAAAGTGAAGCAAATCATTTTATTGCAGAAACCACGGCTAATGTTGATGCTGCCAAGAGAAGTGAGACTCTCAATGCAGAGGTGGAGAAACTGAAG GAATTATTGATGGAAGCAAAAGAAAGAGCTGATATTGCTGAAAGGAAATATACTGAAGCGCAGCAAGTAAATGAGAGAAGACGTAAGAAATTAAGGGAAACCGAAAAGAGAGTATGTCAACTTCAAGAATCTTTGAACAG GATGTTATATTCCATGTCAGACCAATTTGCAGAGCTGAAAATTGTCCTGAACAACTCGTTAAACTTCACTTCAACTTCTGGACCCGTTCTCTCGGATGAGCTGCAGGTTGATGTTACTTCTGATAATTCTGATATCTCAACGAATGGCTCCGACTTTGCTTTTGCAGCTCCAAGTTTATCTCCAAACAAAGACGACAGTTGCCAGTTGGTAGTTCAGGATCTTTCGGCAACAGAAATTTCAG ATTACGAGAAGTGGAATGGAGATAGAGCGGGTGCATTTGACGACTACTTCTGA